In Bacteroides coprosuis DSM 18011, the following are encoded in one genomic region:
- a CDS encoding hypothetical protein (KEGG: bth:BT_3247 hypothetical protein~SPTR: Putative uncharacterized protein;~IMG reference gene:2504105990~PFAM: Protein of unknown function (DUF2723)), which yields MKHYKTLNNFTGLLVFVIASLVYGLTIEPTASFWDCGEFILSSYKLEVGHPPGAPFFMLTANFFSQFASDPSHVAMMVNLMSAVMSGACIMFLYWTITYLVKKLLSASETVKNTSQLIAIIGSGLVGAFVYMFSDTFWFSAVEGEVYAYSSLFTAVVFWLILKWDESEDTPEADRWLILIAYLTGLSIGVHLLNLLCIPAIVMVYYFKKRPNSSLKNSLIVLAFSAILVGVVLYGMIPGVIKVGGAFDLFFVNSLGYSFNTGLIAYIIVLAIILAWAIVESVKGKNALRMNISFLATLALVGIPFLGEGFTSLIIGIVILAVLGFAIYKFKNIFTARVLNTTILCITFIMVGYSSYTLIIMRSLANTPMDQNSPEEIFTLGSYLGREQYGSRPLFYGQTYNSIPKSNPEGGLVRKSESYTYIPKVKDNPNDPDEYEKVLKPAEYVFEQNMLFPRMYSQQHAGIYEQWVDIEGKQEPFYYNGRVIPVTIPTQWENIQFLLKYQVGYMYWRYFLWNFVGRQNDLQGQGDLDKGNWLTGISFIDNMAYGDQDKLPKDIQENKGRNVFYGLPLLLGIIGLLWQLNKGRKGTEQFSIVFLLFFMTGLAIILYLNQTPMQVRERDYAYAASFYAFAIWIGMGVIGVTRLVKDITNKETPAISGLVLGLSLLVPLQMGCQTWDDHDRSGRYFARDFGQNYLNSTQEKGFPIIFNNGDNDTFPLWYSQEVEGSRTDVRTCNFSYINTDWYIDQMIRPAYESPGLPIKWPRKFFGNDVNNAVEVRPELKELILNEYNKAKNKAEEGDDRLLKLFQLKYGEEPFSVQNVFEKWIMSDDPQLRVIPTDTLSIKVNKEAVLNSGMKIPEGIEIPSHIYISLSGKRMLTKGNLMFLEILANTNWERPVYVAVSVGSDEYLNLDKYLIQEGLAYRFTPFNWEKIQKDELKSKYPDIDVSKIPYQIPIDSKLMYENLMTKFKFGGMETKGIYIDENAMRMCLTHRRIFVNLANQLIEEGDTEKAMEVLKKADEFILADNVPHDFQSYSHLMAESYYQLDKDEKADEIALELADKSLSYVDWTLSLSDSQLPNALSSLSYHFSMLRNIIAIMNQYDSKHTQDYMQKQKAYATMLERRIQKLKQDQQDI from the coding sequence ATGAAACACTATAAAACGCTCAATAACTTTACTGGGCTCTTGGTTTTTGTCATAGCGTCACTAGTCTATGGCCTAACTATTGAACCAACAGCTAGTTTTTGGGATTGTGGAGAATTTATTCTTTCATCCTATAAATTAGAAGTAGGACACCCACCTGGTGCACCATTCTTCATGCTTACTGCCAATTTCTTTTCTCAGTTTGCTAGTGATCCATCTCATGTAGCTATGATGGTCAATTTAATGAGTGCTGTGATGAGTGGAGCATGCATAATGTTCTTATATTGGACTATTACCTATCTTGTCAAAAAGTTACTTTCTGCATCCGAAACAGTAAAAAATACATCCCAGCTCATTGCCATAATAGGCAGTGGACTTGTAGGTGCTTTTGTTTATATGTTTAGCGATACTTTCTGGTTTAGTGCTGTGGAAGGAGAGGTATATGCTTACTCCTCATTATTCACCGCAGTTGTTTTCTGGCTGATTCTTAAATGGGACGAATCAGAAGACACACCAGAAGCAGACAGATGGCTTATACTCATAGCTTATCTTACAGGTCTAAGCATAGGAGTACACTTACTAAACTTATTATGCATCCCAGCTATAGTTATGGTCTATTACTTTAAAAAGAGACCTAACTCCAGCCTTAAAAACTCATTAATAGTTCTTGCTTTCTCAGCAATACTTGTGGGTGTAGTACTTTATGGAATGATTCCTGGGGTAATTAAAGTAGGAGGTGCATTTGATTTATTCTTTGTAAACTCATTAGGATATAGCTTTAACACAGGATTAATTGCTTATATCATTGTATTAGCAATTATTTTAGCTTGGGCTATAGTTGAATCAGTGAAAGGAAAGAATGCTCTAAGAATGAATATTTCATTCCTTGCTACACTTGCTCTTGTAGGTATTCCTTTTTTAGGAGAAGGTTTCACTAGTTTGATTATAGGAATAGTGATACTAGCAGTTCTAGGGTTTGCCATTTACAAGTTTAAAAATATATTTACAGCTAGAGTATTAAATACAACTATACTTTGTATAACTTTCATTATGGTGGGATATTCTTCATATACCTTAATCATTATGAGATCACTCGCTAATACACCTATGGACCAAAACTCTCCTGAAGAGATATTTACCTTAGGTAGCTATTTGGGTAGAGAACAGTATGGTTCAAGACCCTTATTTTATGGACAAACTTATAATTCTATCCCCAAATCAAATCCTGAGGGAGGGTTAGTTCGTAAAAGTGAATCATATACTTATATTCCAAAAGTGAAGGACAACCCTAATGATCCTGATGAATACGAAAAAGTACTAAAACCTGCAGAGTATGTGTTCGAACAAAACATGTTATTCCCTCGTATGTATAGCCAGCAGCACGCGGGAATTTATGAACAATGGGTAGATATAGAAGGCAAACAAGAACCCTTCTACTATAACGGAAGAGTTATTCCAGTAACCATACCTACGCAATGGGAAAACATTCAATTCTTATTAAAATATCAGGTAGGTTACATGTATTGGAGATACTTCTTATGGAACTTTGTGGGACGCCAAAATGACCTACAAGGACAAGGAGATTTAGACAAAGGAAATTGGCTTACAGGTATTTCTTTTATAGATAATATGGCTTATGGCGATCAAGATAAACTTCCCAAAGATATACAAGAAAACAAAGGAAGAAATGTATTCTATGGCTTACCACTGCTATTAGGAATCATTGGACTCTTATGGCAATTAAACAAAGGAAGGAAAGGAACAGAACAATTTAGCATTGTTTTCTTACTCTTTTTCATGACTGGTTTGGCTATTATTTTATACTTAAACCAAACACCTATGCAGGTAAGAGAGCGAGACTATGCATATGCAGCTTCCTTCTATGCGTTTGCCATTTGGATAGGTATGGGAGTAATAGGTGTAACACGATTGGTTAAGGACATAACAAACAAAGAAACACCTGCTATATCTGGATTGGTTCTTGGTCTCAGTTTATTAGTTCCTTTACAAATGGGTTGTCAAACTTGGGATGACCACGACCGATCTGGAAGATATTTCGCAAGAGACTTTGGACAAAACTATCTAAATAGTACACAAGAAAAAGGCTTCCCTATTATCTTTAATAATGGAGATAATGACACATTCCCTCTATGGTATAGCCAAGAGGTAGAAGGATCAAGAACGGATGTAAGGACTTGTAATTTTAGCTATATAAATACAGATTGGTATATAGATCAGATGATTCGTCCAGCATATGAATCTCCAGGACTACCAATTAAATGGCCTAGAAAGTTTTTTGGAAATGATGTCAATAATGCTGTTGAAGTAAGACCAGAACTTAAGGAGTTAATCCTCAATGAATACAACAAGGCAAAAAACAAAGCTGAAGAAGGTGATGATCGACTTCTTAAATTATTCCAACTTAAATATGGAGAAGAACCTTTTAGTGTCCAAAACGTATTTGAAAAATGGATAATGTCTGACGACCCACAGTTACGCGTTATTCCTACAGATACTTTATCTATAAAAGTAAATAAGGAAGCTGTTCTTAACTCTGGAATGAAGATTCCTGAAGGCATAGAAATCCCAAGTCATATTTATATTTCTTTAAGCGGGAAAAGGATGTTGACTAAGGGTAATTTAATGTTCCTAGAAATCTTAGCTAATACCAATTGGGAACGACCAGTGTATGTAGCCGTATCAGTAGGTAGTGATGAGTATCTAAACCTAGACAAATACCTTATTCAAGAAGGATTAGCCTATAGGTTCACTCCATTTAACTGGGAAAAAATACAAAAGGATGAATTGAAATCAAAATACCCAGATATAGATGTAAGTAAAATACCTTATCAAATACCCATAGATTCTAAACTTATGTATGAAAACTTAATGACTAAATTTAAGTTTGGAGGAATGGAAACCAAAGGTATCTACATAGATGAAAATGCTATGCGTATGTGCTTAACTCACAGACGTATTTTTGTTAATCTTGCAAACCAACTTATTGAAGAAGGTGATACAGAAAAAGCAATGGAAGTACTTAAAAAAGCAGACGAATTTATTCTTGCAGATAATGTACCTCACGATTTTCAAAGTTATTCTCACCTAATGGCTGAAAGTTACTATCAGTTAGACAAGGATGAAAAAGCAGATGAAATAGCACTTGAGTTAGCAGATAAATCGCTCAGTTATGTTGATTGGACACTTTCTCTATCTGACAGCCAACTACCAAATGCATTATCATCATTAAGCTATCATTTTAGTATGCTTAGAAATATTATTGCTATCATGAATCAATATGACTCTAAGCATACACAAGACTATATGCAAAAGCAAAAAGCTTATGCTACAATGCTTGAAAGACGAATTCAGAAGTTGAAACAAGATCAACAAGATATATAA
- a CDS encoding polysaccharide deacetylase (COGs: COG0726 xylanase/chitin deacetylase~InterPro IPR002509~KEGG: bfs:BF0086 putative polysaccharide deacetylase~PFAM: Polysaccharide deacetylase~SPTR: Polysaccharide deacetylase;~IMG reference gene:2504105991~PFAM: Polysaccharide deacetylase) gives MLIEQPPKFFRALYPSAIFRMDPEEQSIYLTFDDGPIPEVTPWVLDLLEKYDVKATFFMVGDNIRKHPDIYKMVVDAGHHIGNHTHNHIRGFEYLSRNYLSNTRKADEYMKTELFRPPHGHMRIMQYLLLKRFYKIIMWDVVTRDYSTKLRGPQVLANVMKYTRNGSIITFHDSLKSWNNGNLQYALPRSIEFLKEEGYEFKLL, from the coding sequence ATGTTAATAGAACAACCACCAAAGTTTTTTAGAGCCCTTTATCCAAGTGCTATCTTCAGGATGGATCCTGAAGAACAGTCCATTTATCTCACATTCGACGATGGTCCTATCCCTGAGGTTACACCATGGGTACTAGACTTATTGGAAAAGTACGATGTAAAAGCTACTTTTTTTATGGTTGGCGATAACATTCGCAAGCACCCTGATATTTATAAAATGGTAGTAGATGCTGGACACCACATAGGTAATCACACACACAATCATATAAGGGGGTTTGAATACTTATCTAGGAACTACCTATCAAACACAAGAAAGGCTGATGAGTACATGAAAACAGAGCTCTTTAGACCACCTCATGGACACATGAGAATCATGCAGTATCTGCTACTTAAAAGATTTTATAAAATTATCATGTGGGATGTAGTTACTCGAGATTATAGTACAAAGTTAAGAGGCCCACAAGTCTTAGCTAATGTTATGAAGTACACCAGAAATGGCTCTATTATTACTTTTCATGATTCTTTAAAATCTTGGAACAATGGTAATTTACAATATGCTCTACCCCGCTCTATCGAATTTTTAAAAGAAGAAGGATATGAGTTTAAACTACTCTAA